A stretch of the Helicoverpa zea isolate HzStark_Cry1AcR chromosome 15, ilHelZeax1.1, whole genome shotgun sequence genome encodes the following:
- the LOC124637195 gene encoding uncharacterized protein LOC124637195, translated as MEDLIAPQIKESCRLALPDGLKELMSDISREVLRYQPQDLYQFIADYLSALLITRENLSIASHICGDMTQCGCEPELQHELKHIGVHEDDIIPARDIIVKCFEKGEVNESSLILKLLRETNIDPNIIPAVLEAIRNAFIRHEARKIVKCESSSECTYDDMMRAAKHTLNLYKGTAPSDEMYNIMAEKIQVQKRSYIC; from the exons ATGGAAGATTTGATTGCGCCTCAAATTAAAGAAAGTTGTAGGCTAGCTCTGCCTGATGGCTTGAAAGAGCTCATGAGTGATATATCCAGGGAA GTCCTAAGATACCAGCCACAAGATCTCTATCAGTTCATAGCTGACTACCTGTCCGCCCTGCTCATAACAAGAGAGAACCTATCCATTGCCAGTCATATATGTGGCGATATGACTCAATGCGGTTGTGAACCAGAGTTGCAACACGAGCTAAAGCATATAGGCGTGCATGAAGACGATATCATACCTGCTAGGGATATTATTGTCAAATGTTTTGAGAAGGGCGAAG TGAACGAAAGCTCTCTAATATTGAAGTTACTTAGAGAAACCAACATAGACCCGAATATAATTCCGGCTGTCCTGGAAGCAATCCGCAATGCCTTCATACGACATGAGGCGCGCAAAATTGTTAAATGTGAG TCATCATCAGAATGCACCTATGATGACATGATGAGAGCGGCCAAGCATACACTGAATCTGTACAAAGGAACTGCGCCATCAGATgaaatgtataacattatggCTGAGAAGATACAGGTACAAAAACGGTCTTACATCTGctag
- the LOC124637193 gene encoding uncharacterized protein LOC124637193, whose protein sequence is MKYQRIKTASGDRPPPEIVRRWREQAQEDVLSEWKDRLAAPTAGHWTAAAIGPILEEWVGRRHGVLSFRITQILTNHGCFGYYLHKVARRELTPVCHQCGSSPDTAQHTIELCPAWDEQRNALAVNTGQDFSLPNLVRVMIGSEAGWKAIDTFCEQVISQKEAAERVREADAHADPIRRRRVGNRRTRYAAQMPP, encoded by the exons ATGAA GTACCAACGTATTAAAACGGCCAGCGGCGACCGTCCTCCGCCCGAGATTGTGAGAAGATGGCGCGAGCAGGCACAGGAGGATGTCCTATCCGAGTGGAAGGATAGACTGGCGGCGCCTACTGCTGGTCATTGGACTGCGGCGGCAATAGGGCCAATTCTCGAAGAGTGGGTGGGAAGAAGGCACGGAGTGCTGTCCTTCCGTATCACCCAAATTTTGACCAACCATGGTTGCTTCGGCTACTACCTGCATAAGGTGGCTAGACGGGAACTTACCCCCGTGTGCCACCAGTGCGGTAGTAGCCCAGATACAGCGCAGCACACCATTGAGCTGTGTCCCGCCTGGGACGAGCAGCGCAATGCGTTGGCGGTAAATACCGGACAGGACTTCTCGCTGCCGAATTTGGTGAGGGTGATGATCGGCAGCGAGGCCGGCTGGAAAGCCATAGATACCTTCTGCGAACAAGTAatatcgcagaaggaggcggcggagcggGTCCGTGAGGCAGACGCTCATGCGGACCCAATTCGTCGCCGGAGGGTGGGCAATCGTCGGACGCGTTACGCCGCCCAGATGCCGCCCTAG
- the LOC124637157 gene encoding uncharacterized protein LOC124637157 has translation MKPKDPSSKAPAKEGDTQADPNALPDSANTVSPKTTSSGTVSSDSLVEDPEIAMTLHMSKIRMKTLSSTSVAGSFLNLPHFKPYSVDEQGLSDVEEYPEKEHAHMDYTADNPHFSVVYDDKEFFRRDRKISFSDTVPMGEKIELPVSDHDDVSIGLNNSNRSNTSNEKGFEKKVESRLVYPSSDVTVDSNPTSLNESDIIRLEDSDNNNDDLLEEFR, from the exons ATGAAGCCTAAAGACCCCTCATCGAAAGCACCAGCTAAGGAGGGAGACACCCAGGCAGACCCTAACGCCTTACCCGATAGCGCAAACACTGTCTCCCCTAAGACAACATCCTCTGGAACTGTTTCTTCAGATTCCTTAGTCGAG GATCCAGAAATTGCGATGACATTGCATATGAGTAAAATCA GAATGAAAACTTTATCGTCAACATCCGTCGCCGGATCGTTTCTGAACTTGCCTCATTTCAAGCCCTACTCAGTCGACGAGCAAGGCCTGTCAGACGTAGAGGAATATCCAGAGAAAGAGCACGCGCACATGGATTATACTGCAGACAACCCTCACTTCTCCGTGGTATACGACGATAAGGAATTCTTCAGAAGAGATAGGAAGATCAGCTTCAGTGATACGGTCCCGATGGGAGAAAAAATTGAACTTCCTGTCAGTGATCACGATGATGTATCGATTGGTTTGAATAACTCGAATCGATCAAACACATCGAATGAAAAGGGGTTTGAAAAAAAAGTTGAATCTCGTTTGGTCTACCCTAGCAGTGATGTGACAGTTGATAGTAATCCAACTAGCCTTAACGAAAGTGATATAATAAGGTTGGAAGACAGTGATAACAATAACGATGACCTTTTAGAAGAATTCCGATAA
- the LOC124637194 gene encoding uncharacterized protein LOC124637194 produces the protein MNELLQKHGCSNVFTVPEGLKELMSDITREVLRWQPAKLLDFIANYLSALLITREHGIMAVKILDDLCDCRPTVSEHLLQLGMEKEEADELANIIKNEIEGHQPVEGKEKVKETAILKKVLARYPLDEEMSAKVCQVARNAYRDYWYRKNMMKKGIKMQPEEAWQKAATNTLELYKKTKPSISELQRATVKIQAAYRGYHVRRNVLKHLMPQQKKKKPGRKVEMPGPPLDIATSREIDLGPVINIRIKEDDVGGMFDEENKKKLGLNYDPTRTITQIDDDEFLKEKTAKHVGGFGDTPKGPKFQVLEATLSKPSFTATEEVSVMSDRDKDGKPIPDIYPITHPRISFAEAPPLIIKTPEEDYLEVPEMLDDQGVEPLVIPPGAFEIPEELIG, from the exons atgaaCGAGCTACTGCAAAAACATGGATGTTCCAATGTGTTCACCGTTCCTGAGGGACTTAAGGAGCTCATGTCAGATATCACACGTGAG GTGCTACGTTGGCAGCCAGCCAAACTGCTGGACTTCATAGCGAACTACCTGTCAGCATTGCTGATCACCCGCGAGCACGGCATCATGGCTGTCAAGATCCTCGACGATCTTTGTGACTGCCGACCGACCGTCTCTGAACATCTTCTACAACTTGGTATGGAGAAGGAAGAAGCTGATGAACTAGCTAACATTATAAAGAACGAGATCGAAGGTCACCAGCCTGTTGAAGGAAAAG AAAAAGTGAAAGAAACTGCAATACTAAAGAAGGTATTAGCCAGATACCCTCTTGACGAAGAAATGTCTGCTAAAGTCTGCCAAGTGGCCAGAAACGCATACCGTGACTACTGGTACAGAAAGAATATGATGAAGAAG GGCATTAAGATGCAGCCAGAAGAAGCATGGCAAAAGGCAGCTACTAATACTTTGGAGTTGTACAAGAAAACGAAACCTTCCATAAGTGAACTTCAACGGGCTACTGTGAAAATACAG GCTGCCTACCGAGGATACCACGTCCGCAGAAACGTGTTAAAGCACCTGATGCCGCaacagaagaagaagaagccagGCCGTAAGGTGGAAATGCCAGGTCCGCCGCTAGACATCGCCACCTCCAGGGAAATAGACCTGGGTCCTGTTATA AATATCAGAATCAAAGAAGATGACGTCGGTGGTATGTTTGATgaggaaaataaaaagaaacttgGCCTCAATTACGACCCAACAAGGACTATCACTCAAATAGATGACGATGAGTTTCTTAAAGAAAAGACTGCTAAACACGTGGGTGGTTTTGGAGACACTCCAAAAGGACCCAAATTCCAAGTCTTGGAAGCTACTCTGTCGAAGCCAAGCTTCACTGCAACGGAAG AAGTATCCGTGATGTCTGATCGGGACAAGGATGGGAAGCCTATTCCTGATATATATCCAATTACCCATCCAAGAATTTCATTTGCCGAG GCTCCACCGTTGATAATAAAGACTCCAGAAGAAGACTATTTGGAAGTCCCAGAGATGCTGGACGATCAAGGAGTAGAACCGCTGGTCATTCCACCTGGAGCCTTCGAAATACCTGAAGAGTTAATTGGCTAG